Proteins co-encoded in one Sphingopyxis sp. BE259 genomic window:
- a CDS encoding LysR family transcriptional regulator: protein MTVSSDLLLCLLAIARTGSFSKAAVELGQSQPTLSNNIALLERRLGVRVLDRTRRGSTLTPQGEILARRGANMQLLLEDAAAEVRNHANGVSGPFKIGATPSVLPVLVPLALAEAGVGSGPLHVEVIEGLDEALMPRLRSGALDLIVGPVEEMFTGSQDIVEHRLLVDPFLVGIGSRSPFFSRSEVALGELADEPWILPHEGSTYRQHVEALFMTKGVPWPRNLILANSLPLQETLLERSDRVTIVSPIQFSSISRGDMTVARLEDGGKRYIGYKRRAGSKFPPLGDAIVAALEASAQMLEGRIP, encoded by the coding sequence ATGACTGTTAGCTCCGATCTGCTCCTGTGCCTGCTTGCGATCGCGCGAACCGGTTCATTCAGCAAGGCTGCGGTCGAACTCGGACAGTCGCAGCCGACGCTATCGAACAATATCGCACTGCTCGAGCGCCGACTGGGCGTCCGGGTTCTCGACCGCACGCGCCGTGGTTCGACGCTGACGCCGCAAGGCGAGATACTGGCGCGCCGCGGCGCCAATATGCAGTTGCTGCTCGAGGATGCCGCTGCCGAGGTGCGCAATCATGCGAACGGGGTGTCGGGCCCATTCAAAATCGGCGCAACGCCAAGCGTGCTACCGGTTCTGGTGCCGCTCGCTCTTGCCGAGGCGGGCGTCGGGTCGGGACCGCTGCATGTCGAGGTAATCGAAGGGCTCGACGAAGCACTGATGCCGCGATTGCGCTCGGGCGCGCTCGACCTCATCGTCGGACCTGTCGAGGAGATGTTCACCGGGAGCCAGGATATCGTCGAGCACCGCTTGCTCGTGGATCCTTTTCTGGTCGGCATCGGGAGTCGGTCGCCCTTTTTCAGCCGGTCCGAGGTTGCGCTCGGCGAACTCGCCGACGAGCCCTGGATCCTGCCGCACGAAGGGAGCACCTACCGGCAGCATGTCGAGGCGCTCTTTATGACCAAGGGCGTCCCATGGCCGCGAAACCTCATCCTCGCCAATTCGCTGCCGCTCCAGGAGACGCTGCTCGAGCGGTCGGACCGGGTCACCATTGTCTCGCCCATCCAGTTCTCCAGCATTTCGAGAGGCGACATGACGGTCGCGCGTCTTGAAGACGGCGGGAAGCGCTACATCGGTTACAAGCGCCGCGCCGGGTCGAAATTCCCGCCCCTCGGCGATGCGATCGTTGCGGCGCTCGAAGCATCGGCGCAAATGCTTGAAGGCCGCATCCCTTGA
- a CDS encoding MFS transporter: MSDTGVNAETETRGAPFGRFHVRLALILGAVLFVDGYDLFNAAYVAPYIRKEWGLSDPQIGVMLSLGIFGLAIGALLQAPIVNRFGLRKATAAGVLVLGAASFLLATTAHDFVTFCLFRVLLGISLGMLSPLAFVYVNQWAPAQRANLFATIAFTLPFSLGGIAAGLAGLAIAPQFGWRGLYMLAALLALPIGLLCLFTLPESASRLIRLDRLDDLRRQLAALRPERSAIYAAATSFTESADVATDRPRFGQLLRPPFRRRTIGIWTASALSLLCLHGLSGWLPSILISQGAAISSAFGYGVLLMSMQIVGGGAFGWASDIFGRPRVMAMGFIGGAAALLGLSQLVGTSFTFVAVAAAGFFIFGTQAVMNNFTAMSYPPSLRSTGTGAAVAFSRIGGVAGPLVIGWAQGAYGEIWFTLAILAAAQIAASFIIAGFARARPVPQEQTA, encoded by the coding sequence TTGTCCGATACTGGCGTTAACGCCGAAACCGAAACGCGCGGCGCGCCTTTCGGACGCTTTCATGTCCGCCTTGCCCTCATTCTTGGCGCGGTCCTGTTTGTCGACGGTTACGACCTTTTCAACGCGGCCTATGTCGCGCCCTACATACGCAAGGAATGGGGGCTGAGCGATCCGCAGATCGGCGTGATGCTGTCGCTCGGCATCTTCGGCCTCGCGATCGGCGCGCTTCTTCAGGCGCCGATCGTCAATCGCTTCGGCCTTCGCAAGGCTACAGCGGCGGGCGTGCTGGTGCTTGGCGCGGCCAGCTTCCTTCTGGCGACGACCGCGCATGACTTTGTGACCTTCTGCCTGTTTCGCGTCCTGCTCGGAATCAGTCTTGGCATGCTGTCGCCGCTGGCCTTCGTCTATGTGAACCAATGGGCGCCGGCGCAGCGCGCCAACCTGTTTGCGACGATCGCCTTCACCCTGCCCTTTTCGCTCGGCGGGATAGCCGCCGGCCTTGCGGGCCTCGCCATCGCGCCGCAATTCGGGTGGCGCGGTCTCTACATGCTCGCGGCGCTGCTTGCGCTTCCGATCGGGCTGCTTTGCCTCTTCACTTTACCCGAATCGGCATCGCGCCTCATTCGCCTTGACCGCCTCGACGACCTGCGGCGCCAGCTGGCCGCTTTGCGGCCCGAACGCAGCGCCATCTATGCTGCGGCGACCAGCTTCACCGAGAGCGCAGACGTTGCGACAGACCGCCCGCGCTTTGGTCAGTTGCTGCGTCCGCCGTTCCGGCGACGGACGATCGGAATCTGGACCGCCAGCGCACTCAGCCTCCTGTGCCTTCATGGACTGTCGGGATGGCTCCCTTCGATCCTCATATCCCAGGGCGCGGCCATTTCCTCGGCGTTCGGCTATGGGGTCCTGCTAATGTCGATGCAGATCGTCGGCGGCGGCGCGTTCGGCTGGGCGTCGGACATATTCGGCCGTCCGCGCGTGATGGCGATGGGCTTCATCGGCGGCGCGGCGGCGCTGCTCGGCCTTTCGCAACTCGTCGGAACCTCCTTCACCTTCGTGGCGGTCGCGGCGGCCGGCTTCTTCATCTTCGGGACACAGGCGGTGATGAACAATTTCACCGCCATGTCCTACCCGCCGTCGCTGCGCAGCACCGGAACCGGGGCCGCGGTCGCGTTCAGTCGCATCGGCGGCGTCGCGGGTCCACTCGTCATCGGGTGGGCGCAGGGGGCCTATGGCGAGATCTGGTTTACGCTCGCCATTCTCGCGGCGGCGCAGATCGCCGCCAGTTTCATCATCGCCGGCTTCGCGCGCGCGCGGCCGGTCCCGCAGGAACAGACCGCATGA
- a CDS encoding DUF2924 domain-containing protein — MTAKISIASVEAIADMSAEQIVAEWERAHGVPAPVIAPSLLARDLAHCVQVALAGGIDKRLERRLLELAASVGGDSATLVGCRKSLGHGTQILREWGGQTHRVTVEAEGRYRYDGQTWSSLSAIARAITGARWSGPRFFGTRS; from the coding sequence ATGACCGCCAAGATCAGCATTGCATCGGTCGAGGCCATCGCTGACATGAGCGCAGAACAGATAGTTGCGGAATGGGAGCGTGCGCACGGCGTACCCGCTCCCGTCATCGCACCAAGCCTGCTCGCCCGCGATCTCGCGCACTGCGTGCAGGTCGCGTTGGCAGGCGGTATCGACAAGCGTCTTGAGCGCCGCCTTCTGGAGCTTGCGGCCTCAGTCGGCGGGGATAGCGCCACGCTGGTCGGCTGTCGCAAAAGCCTTGGCCACGGCACACAGATCCTGCGCGAGTGGGGTGGTCAAACCCATCGCGTGACCGTCGAAGCCGAAGGCCGCTATCGCTACGACGGTCAGACCTGGAGTTCGCTTTCCGCGATTGCCCGCGCGATCACCGGCGCACGCTGGTCGGGACCGCGCTTCTTCGGAACGCGCTCGTGA
- a CDS encoding DUF3489 domain-containing protein, with protein sequence MTTRRKSQPANASANVADAPAASGARRSPTKIEQLLAMLKTPDGVSIEELSNSFGWLQHTTRAALTGLRKKGHAVVCGKQVSVTVYRIGE encoded by the coding sequence ATGACAACGAGACGCAAATCGCAGCCGGCGAACGCATCGGCCAATGTAGCAGATGCGCCAGCAGCCTCGGGCGCACGTCGCTCACCGACCAAAATCGAACAGCTGCTAGCGATGCTCAAGACGCCGGACGGCGTCAGCATCGAAGAGCTGAGCAACAGCTTCGGCTGGTTGCAGCATACGACGCGCGCGGCGCTCACCGGCCTGCGCAAAAAGGGTCACGCAGTTGTATGCGGCAAGCAGGTTAGCGTCACGGTCTATCGGATCGGCGAATGA
- a CDS encoding glycoside hydrolase family 3 N-terminal domain-containing protein — MNPVTLLLSIAGSLLGAVPASEAVQQPEIGSRAKGVVVADGLRFHDLDGNGALTPYEDWRLPAERRAQDLIGRMTLEEKAGLLLHGTPPTGDGGLRSTWDIAKLAPVVEDRKIRFFIHRVSGDPSELARKANAAQELGERSRLGIPLVISSDPRNHVVSSFGLTVDAGRGALWPEPTGLAAIGDASLVKRFAETTAAEYRAMGIRMALSPMADLASEPRWPRVNGTFGDDPAKVAALVGAYVEGMQGGSGGVGTTSVATVVKHWVGYGAAEKGYDGHNPYGQRLIFPTGDLEPHVVPFRAAFRARAAGVMPTYGIFSPAVKIAGRPAEQVAGGFNKGLLTDLLRKENSFDGIVLTDWKITDDCPKECQEGTLDHEKVGMPWGVEHLSKPERFAKALDAGVDQFGGVMDLDILVGLVRDGRVPESRIDLSAQRLLALMFRLGIFENAYVDADRAAMLVGNPEVRALGADAQRRSLTLLKNGGNLLPLRDGQPKKVWLWKLSETAARAAGFEPVADPADADIAILRLATPYTQRSNFFFGSRHHEGSTAFVEGNADLAALQRAAAAGKPVITSVYLDRPAILGPVLRQSDALFGDYGIEDSALFDVISGKAKPEGKLPFELPSTERAVERQRPDLPSDSKKPQFRSGFGLRYR, encoded by the coding sequence ATGAACCCCGTAACGCTTCTCCTCTCCATCGCCGGCAGCCTCCTTGGCGCCGTGCCGGCAAGCGAAGCCGTGCAGCAACCTGAGATCGGAAGCCGCGCGAAGGGTGTCGTGGTCGCCGATGGCCTGCGGTTCCACGATCTCGACGGCAATGGCGCGCTGACGCCTTACGAGGATTGGCGCCTCCCGGCTGAGCGCCGCGCACAGGACTTGATCGGACGCATGACGCTGGAGGAAAAGGCCGGCCTTCTCCTTCACGGCACCCCGCCGACCGGTGACGGCGGCCTGCGCAGTACTTGGGATATTGCCAAGCTGGCGCCCGTCGTCGAAGATCGCAAAATCCGCTTCTTCATCCATCGGGTCAGCGGCGATCCGTCCGAGCTAGCGCGGAAAGCCAATGCGGCTCAGGAACTCGGTGAGCGGTCGCGGCTCGGCATCCCGCTGGTCATCAGTTCCGACCCCCGCAACCATGTTGTGTCAAGCTTTGGGCTGACGGTCGATGCGGGGCGCGGGGCGCTGTGGCCCGAACCGACCGGTCTCGCCGCGATCGGCGACGCCAGCTTGGTAAAGCGCTTCGCGGAGACAACCGCGGCCGAATATCGCGCGATGGGTATCCGCATGGCGCTTTCGCCGATGGCGGACCTCGCGTCCGAACCGCGCTGGCCGCGCGTCAACGGCACGTTCGGCGACGATCCCGCCAAGGTCGCGGCGCTCGTTGGCGCCTATGTCGAAGGGATGCAGGGGGGCAGTGGCGGCGTGGGGACGACGAGCGTTGCAACAGTGGTCAAACATTGGGTGGGTTATGGCGCCGCCGAGAAAGGGTATGACGGTCACAATCCTTATGGACAGCGCCTCATCTTCCCGACCGGCGACCTCGAACCGCATGTCGTGCCGTTCCGTGCGGCCTTCCGTGCCCGTGCCGCTGGCGTTATGCCAACTTATGGCATCTTTTCCCCGGCGGTAAAAATCGCGGGCAGACCCGCCGAACAGGTAGCGGGCGGTTTCAACAAGGGCCTGCTGACCGATCTGCTCCGCAAGGAAAACAGCTTCGACGGCATTGTGCTGACCGATTGGAAAATTACCGACGATTGCCCGAAGGAATGTCAGGAGGGCACGCTCGATCACGAAAAGGTCGGTATGCCGTGGGGCGTCGAGCATCTCAGCAAGCCCGAACGGTTCGCCAAGGCGCTCGATGCGGGCGTCGATCAGTTCGGCGGGGTCATGGATCTCGACATTCTCGTCGGGCTCGTCCGCGACGGCCGCGTGCCCGAGAGCCGGATCGACCTGTCGGCGCAGCGGCTGCTCGCGCTCATGTTCCGCCTCGGTATCTTCGAAAATGCCTATGTCGATGCCGATCGCGCGGCGATGCTGGTCGGCAATCCCGAGGTCCGGGCGCTCGGCGCCGACGCGCAGCGCCGGTCGCTGACGCTACTCAAAAATGGCGGCAACCTGCTTCCGCTGCGTGACGGACAGCCGAAAAAAGTCTGGCTGTGGAAACTATCCGAAACGGCGGCAAGGGCAGCGGGGTTCGAGCCCGTGGCCGATCCGGCAGACGCCGACATCGCGATCCTGCGGCTCGCGACGCCCTATACGCAGCGGAGCAATTTCTTCTTCGGATCGCGGCATCATGAAGGCTCGACGGCTTTCGTCGAAGGCAATGCCGATCTTGCGGCGCTGCAGCGCGCCGCCGCCGCTGGAAAGCCGGTGATCACCAGCGTCTATCTCGACCGACCTGCGATCCTTGGCCCCGTTCTTCGCCAATCGGATGCCCTCTTCGGCGATTACGGGATCGAAGACAGCGCGCTCTTCGATGTCATCAGCGGCAAAGCGAAGCCCGAAGGAAAGCTGCCCTTTGAACTCCCCTCCACCGAACGTGCCGTAGAACGCCAGCGACCAGATCTGCCCTCTGACAGCAAGAAACCGCAGTTTCGTAGCGGCTTCGGCCTACGCTACCGCTAA